The following are from one region of the Capsicum annuum cultivar UCD-10X-F1 chromosome 1, UCD10Xv1.1, whole genome shotgun sequence genome:
- the LOC107874104 gene encoding pentatricopeptide repeat-containing protein At2g01390: MFATCGADQFSKKFQLFLGFHLKRSSWFSTTIINHAHSFTQSQQRRTVRKVNRLASKSTKSVQKQDIDLPKVFMRDAITRISHTLRSSTWDSAQDQLIKLPIKWDSYTVNQVLKTHPPMEKAWLFFNWASKLKNFKHDQFTYTTMLDIFGEAGRISSMKYVFQQMQDKGIKIDAVTYTSLIHWISDHGDINESIKLWQDMKDKGFVPNVVCYTAYMKCLFDHNRVKEGAKIYKEMLQSGCSPNCHTYTVLMEHLASSGKFDGVLEIFSKMQDAGVQPDKASCNILVEKCCKAGETQAMMKILQYMKKNFLVLRYSVYQEASHALKMAGVSDRLLRDVNRHLSLQNLNQDSIDESDGIAESSCFTLDDRLILYLLNKKSLLAVDYLLDSLMNKCLKLDPRIVTTVVEVNCNCGRVNGAFLAFEFSVKLGITIERTTYLTMVGELIRTNSFSRAVDIVEAMVGAGLSLGSELTALLIHRLGCARQLASAEKLFSILPDQQKSTAVYTALINTYFTFGNVDKGLEIFETMRKQGINVALSTCSVLLNGLERNGLFDKLQSYRKEKKRFQSESCGGKMSMEETLCDLLFAGNFDS, translated from the exons ATGTTTGCTACTTGTGGTGCCGATCAGTTCTCCAAAAAGTTTCAGCTTTTTCTTGGTTTTCATCTCAAGAGATCTTCTTGGTTTAGTACAACTATAATTAATCATGCACATTCCTTTACGCAATCCCAACAGAGGAGAACAGTACGAAAAGTTAATCGACTGGCGAGCAAGTCTACCAAATCTGTTCAGAAGCAAGACATAGATCTCCCTAAAGTTTTCATGAGGGATGCAATTACAAGAATATCTCATACACTGAGATCTTCAACTTGGGATTCTGCTCAGGACCAGTTGATAAAACTTCCCATAAAATGGGATTCCTACACAGTCAATCAAGTTCTCAAGACTCATCCTCCTATGGAGAAAGCCTGGTTGTTTTTCAATTGGGCCTCTAAATTGAAAAACTTTAAGCATGACCAGTTTACCTACACGACTATGTTGGATATATTTGGGGAAGCTGGGAGGATTTCATCCATGAAATATGTCTTCCAGCAGATGCAAGATAAAGGAATCAAGATAGATGCAGTTACCTATACATCCCTTATTCACTGGATCTCCGACCATGGGGACATTAATGAGTCGATTAAATTGTGGCAGGATATGAAAGATAAAGGATTTGTTCCCAATGTTGTTTGCTACACTGCATACATGAAATGTTTGTTTGATCATAATCGAGTTAAGGAAGGAGCCAAGATATACAAGGAGATGCTTCAATCTGGTTGTTCTCCCAACTGCCACACATACACTGTCCTTATGGAGCATCTTGCTAGTTCTG GAAAATTTGATGGAGTTCTCGAGATTTTCAGTAAAATGCAAGATGCAGGGGTCCAACCAGATAAAGCTTCATGCAACATTTTAGTGGAAAAATGCTGTAAGGCCGGGGAAACACAAGCAATGATGAAAATTCTTCAGTACAtgaagaagaattttcttgttCTGCGTTATTCTGTCTATCAAGAGGCTTCCCACGCGTTGAAGATGGCCGGGGTGAGTGATCGGCTACTTAGGGATGTTAACCGTCATCTGTCCTTACAAAATTTGAACCAAGATTCGATTGACGAATCAGATGGAATTGCTGAAAGTAGTTGCTTTACTTTGGATGATAGGTTGATTTTGTACTTGTTGAATAAAAAAAGTCTTCTTGCTGTTGATTACCTACTAGATAGCTTGATGAATAAGTGTCTCAAATTGGATCCTCGAATAGTGACAACCGTAGTTGAGGTAAACTGTAACTGTGGTAGAGTAAATGGTGCTTTTTTGGCCTTCGAATTCAGTGTGAAACTGGGAATAACCATTGAAAGAACTACGTATCTTACCATGGTGGGCGAACTTATTAGAACAAATTCATTTTCAAGGGCCGTGGACATTGTTGAAGCAATGGTTGGGGCAGGCCTGTCATTAGGGTCCGAACTAACTGCACTTCTGATACATCGACTTGGCTGTGCTAGACAGCTTGCTTCTGCTGAAAAGTTATTTAGCATCTTACCTGATCAGCAGAAGAGTACTGCTGTGTATACTGCTTTAATAAACACCTACTTCACCTTTGGGAATGTTGATAAAGGGCTTGAAATATTTGAGACCATGAGAAAGCAAGGGATAAATGTGGCATTAAGTACTTGCAGTGTCCTATTGAATGGTCTTGAAAGAAATGGCTTATTTGATAAATTACAATCTTATaggaaagaaaagaagagatTTCAATCTGAAAGCTGTGGTGGGAAAATGTCAATGGAGGAAACATTGTGTGATCTTCTTTTTGCTGGAAATTTTGACAGTTGA